One window of Dermacentor albipictus isolate Rhodes 1998 colony chromosome 9, USDA_Dalb.pri_finalv2, whole genome shotgun sequence genomic DNA carries:
- the LOC139050028 gene encoding uncharacterized protein isoform X3, which produces MPLTAGAPVSRLWCPPPVPITPGPVRATLASRKYRPLQKTPREVFQNWGDLILQRCTSGKSWYSTVPCCICFMRTPGVTRGTRKPRRLPKKLATSMVLLTMAALVTGTWGPSAASKTQGPEQAVLAWRMHQPVLKTAPRMLLEPEKGNSKRPALPVERFPADGTPYPGKRTNTRVIQPPLSEHVINHVSRSRATNAKHVVNC; this is translated from the exons ATGCCACTGACAGCGGGAGCACCAGTCTCGCGCCTTTGGTGTCCTCCGCCAGTGCCGATCACTCCAGGCCCAGTACGAGCCACGCTGGCATCGAGAAAGTATCGTCCACTACAGAAAACACCGCGAG aggtTTTCCAGAACTGGGGCGACCTTATACTACAGCGATGTACAAGTGGAAAGTCGTGGTATTCTACGGTGCCCTGTTGCATTT GCTTTATGAGGACGCCTGGTGTTACCAGGGGAACACGCAAACCGCGGCGATTACCGAAGAAACTTGCAACGTCGATG GTGTTGCTGACAATGGCAGCACTAGTTACCGGCACCTGGGGGCCATCAGCAGCGTCGAAAACCCAAGGCCCAGAACAAGCCGTGCTGGCATGGAGGATGCATCAGCCAGTTTTGAAGACGGCACCAC GAATGCTACTGGAACCGGAGAAAGGGAACAGCAAGCGTCCTGCGTTGCCAGTAGAAAGGTTTCCAGCAGACGGGACACCTTACCCGGGCAAACGAACAAACACACGGGTGATACAGCCCCCACTTTCCGAGCACGTGATCAATCATGTGTCAAGAAGTCGAGCCACAAATGCGAAACATGTGGTAAATTGCTAA